Proteins from a genomic interval of Capsicum annuum cultivar UCD-10X-F1 chromosome 4, UCD10Xv1.1, whole genome shotgun sequence:
- the LOC124897963 gene encoding secreted RxLR effector protein 161-like produces the protein MEDEKWNWEEAEPVLFLDQSKIPQLKEDELEDDVPVRDDLLVTGSNHELVQKFKEDMQHTFEMTDLGEMVYFLGMKIKQEQNELNKNDEAEKVDETLYRSMVGFLMYLTATRPDILYVVSLLSRFTNCATNTHFRAAKRVIRYVKGTLNFGIKFYANQKHVLQGYSDSDWGGSSEDMKSTSGYCFNLGSTVFSWCSKKQKIVAQSTAEAEFIAATAAANQALWL, from the exons ATGGAGGATGAAAAATGGAACTGGGAAGAAGCAGAACCAGTGCTATTTCTAGATCAAAGTAAAATACCCCAGCTGAAAGAAGATGAATTGGAGGATGATGTTCCGGTGAGAG ATGACCTGTTGGTTACAGGAAGCAATCATGAGCTTGTTCAGAAATTTAAAGAAGATATGCAGCATACATTCGAGATGACGGACTTGGGAGAGATGGTTTATTTTCTAGGAATGAAAATCAAGCAAGAGCAAAATGAG TTGAACAAAAATGATGAAGCTGAAAAAGTGGATGAGACTCTTTATAGAAGTATGGTTGGATTTCTCATGTATCTTACAGCAACTAGACCCGACATTTTATATGTTGTAAGTCTTCTATCTAGATTCACTAATTGTGCAACTAACACTCATTTTAGAGCAGCGAAAAGGGTGATAAGATATGTTAAGGGAACACTAAATTTTGGAATCAAGTTTTATGCAAATCAGAAACACGTGTTGCAGGGGTATTCTGATAGTGACTGGGGTGGTTCTTCTGAAGACATGAAGAGCACTTCTGGTTATTGTTTTAATCTTGGTTCAACTGTATTTTCTTGGTGTTCTAAAAAGCAAAAGATTGTTGCACAGTCGACAGCTGAAGCTGAATTTATTGCAGCAACAGCTGCTGCAAATCAAGCCTTATGGCTTTGA